One window of Vibrio sinaloensis genomic DNA carries:
- a CDS encoding LysR family transcriptional regulator, producing MARDLFERLDLNLLKTFLVLSQELNMRKASQKLFVSQPAISQALQKLRNHFDDDLFVKAPHGLEATPFAIQLANSITPHLDGLSAALNQSRTFVPEELTGTIKIAVAPVVLGCLSGSLFQRFKQQAPNCVIELVGWSSDTFNQIHRDEVQLGVNLDVAIPHNIQTYKLAELTGKLIVRRDHPVTKKTVTAQDMQPYPIASVITPGWNDNFTHAANIMRQEGAEPSVGFRSEFMMAVVDVVEMSDFFLPHSNLFPLQRYPNLRALDVVVAGKPYTHGVHGYYHNKYRSSALLEWLCVQIQQVIDQQISTSHH from the coding sequence ATGGCTAGAGATCTGTTTGAGCGCTTGGATTTAAACCTACTAAAAACCTTTTTGGTTCTTTCCCAAGAACTGAACATGCGCAAAGCATCTCAGAAGCTGTTCGTCTCGCAGCCTGCCATCAGCCAAGCATTACAAAAACTCAGAAATCACTTTGATGATGACTTATTTGTAAAAGCGCCGCATGGGCTCGAAGCGACCCCATTCGCCATCCAGCTCGCCAACAGTATCACGCCTCATCTGGATGGGCTTAGCGCGGCGCTCAATCAGAGTCGAACGTTTGTCCCCGAGGAATTGACTGGCACAATAAAAATCGCCGTTGCTCCGGTCGTGTTGGGCTGTTTGTCCGGTTCACTATTCCAGCGCTTCAAGCAACAAGCGCCAAACTGTGTCATCGAATTGGTCGGTTGGTCGAGTGATACGTTCAACCAGATTCATCGCGATGAAGTGCAACTCGGCGTCAACTTGGATGTCGCCATCCCACACAACATTCAAACTTATAAGTTGGCGGAGTTAACCGGCAAACTCATTGTGCGCCGTGATCATCCCGTCACCAAAAAAACGGTCACTGCGCAAGATATGCAGCCTTACCCCATAGCCTCCGTCATCACCCCGGGCTGGAACGATAACTTCACTCATGCGGCCAATATTATGCGCCAAGAAGGGGCCGAGCCCAGCGTGGGATTTCGCTCTGAATTTATGATGGCGGTGGTTGATGTGGTTGAAATGAGTGATTTTTTCTTGCCTCACTCCAATCTATTTCCACTGCAACGCTACCCAAATCTAAGAGCTTTAGATGTGGTTGTGGCTGGAAAACCCTACACTCACGGCGTGCATGGCTATTATCACAATAAGTATCGCAGCAGTGCCCTATTAGAGTGGTTATGTGTGCAAATCCAACAGGTTATCGATCAACAAATCTCTACCTCCCACCACTAG
- the phoU gene encoding phosphate signaling complex protein PhoU, giving the protein MNFGRHISGQFNVELESIRTHVLTMGGLVEQQLSFAMQALHKEDIELARKVVRDDHKVNAMEVSIDEACTRIIAKRQPTAKDLRLIMAIIKTITDLERIGDVATKIAYVAIESPSSKERQFQVSLEPLCRQAISMLHQVLDAFARMDVDAAAEVYKLDDKIDAEYEAVIRQLMTYMMEDPKNIPNILQVMWSARAIERVGDRCQNICEYIIYFVKGKDVRHLGEQSIDDALR; this is encoded by the coding sequence ATGAATTTTGGACGCCATATCTCAGGTCAGTTTAATGTCGAACTCGAATCGATTCGTACTCACGTATTGACCATGGGAGGTTTGGTGGAGCAGCAGCTATCCTTTGCGATGCAAGCGCTACACAAAGAGGACATCGAACTGGCGCGCAAAGTGGTACGTGATGACCATAAAGTGAACGCGATGGAAGTGTCTATCGATGAAGCGTGTACGCGAATCATTGCTAAACGTCAGCCGACAGCAAAGGATTTGCGCCTAATTATGGCTATTATCAAAACCATTACCGACCTTGAGCGTATTGGTGATGTGGCGACCAAAATTGCTTATGTGGCGATTGAAAGTCCGTCATCGAAAGAGCGCCAGTTCCAAGTTTCACTCGAGCCCTTATGTCGCCAAGCGATCAGTATGCTGCACCAAGTGCTCGACGCCTTCGCACGTATGGATGTCGATGCGGCCGCTGAAGTGTACAAGCTGGATGACAAAATTGATGCGGAATATGAAGCTGTTATCCGTCAGTTGATGACCTATATGATGGAAGACCCGAAGAATATTCCCAATATTCTTCAGGTGATGTGGTCGGCGCGCGCCATTGAGCGAGTTGGCGACCGCTGCCAAAATATCTGCGAGTACATCATCTACTTTGTGAAAGGCAAAGATGTGCGCCACTTAGGAGAGCAAAGCATCGACGATGCGCTGCGCTAA